The Scomber japonicus isolate fScoJap1 chromosome 8, fScoJap1.pri, whole genome shotgun sequence genome has a segment encoding these proteins:
- the LOC128362576 gene encoding protein diaphanous homolog 1, translating into MDPNTGNSASAAGPKKDKKSKKNYEDGDGKKKFKLKRLIPDEFERLTSMRKKDKEKPGPIPGHRHSSAAAYEMTGQTAMLHDHSDEYVLELFEQMLVDMNLNEQKQQPLRDKDIMIKREMVSQYLHTSKAGQNQKMSTRSAMSYIQDLKSECRDAQLLLDCLESLRVSLNNNPVSWVQNFGDEGLALLLNLLRRLQEEKDEYPMMGVKCQHEIIRCLKAFMNNKYGLKSMLESEDGIPLLVRAINPRVPHMMVDAVKLLSAICILEHPENLHERVLESITEEAEKKEIERFQPLLSGMNTHNIALKGGCMQLINALISRGEELDFRVHIRSELLRIGLRELLTEVRNIENEELRVQLMVFDEQAEDDSEDLKARLDDIRIEMDDVKEVFEILVNTAKDSKAEGYFLSLMQHLLLIRNDYLARPQYYKLIDECIAQIVLHKNGADPDFKCRNLNFNIEGLIDNMVDQTKVQKSEVKATELEKKLDSELTARHELQVELKKLESDYEQKLQELSQEKEQLASSKQERENENQGLQQQLSTLQQQIEKLSKDLEEAKTKVITVTVPVPTPGVAPPPPPPPPPPPPLPGQNAGVPLPPPPPPLPGHACMTLPQPPPPPPLPGQANIPPPPPPPPLPGMPGPPPPPPLPGMPGPPPPPPLPGMGPPPPPPLPGCPGIPPPPPGPGMPPPPPFGMGGWGAPAPPQLPFGLQPKKEYKPEVQLKRANWSKIGPEDLSEKSFWTKAKEDKYENNELFAKLTLTFSSQTKTSKGKNVTHAHIHLILFSQVFPSLSHPSLPPFGGHTAHLHYSATLCQNSISHEFMNKPPTPVSAYGFIFSMCP; encoded by the exons AAACTCAAACGGCTGATTCCTGATGAG TTCGAGCGTCTCACCAGCATGAGGAAAAAGGACAAGGAGAAGCCTGGGCCTATTCCAGGTCATCGTCACTCTTCAGCCGCCGCTTATGAAATGACTGGTCAGACTGCCATGCTGCATGACCACTCTGATGAATATGTCCTGGAACTCTTCGAACAGATGCTG GTGGATATGAACCTGAACGAGCAGAAGCAGCAGCCTCTAAGGGACAAGGACATTATGATCAAACGAGAGATGGTCTCCCAGTACCTGCACACATCTAAAGCG GGCCAAAACCAGAAGATGAGCACCAGGTCAGCCATGAGCTACATCCAGGATTTAAAGTCAGAATGCCGAGACGCACAGCTGCTGCTGGACTGTCTAGAATCTCTACGAGTCTCTCTCAATAACAACCCTGTCAG TTGGGTGCAGAACTTTGGAGATGAGGGCCTGGCTCTTCTGTTGAACCTGCTTAGAAGACTACAAGAGGAGAAAGACGAGTACCC AATGATGGGTGTGAAATGTCAACATGAGATCATTCGCTGTCTTAAAGCCTTTATGAATAACAAG TATGGTCTAAAATCCATGCTGGAGTCTGAAGACGGGATTCCTCTGCTGGTCAGAGCCATCAACCCAAGGGTGCCTCATATGATGGTGGATGCTGTCAAACTGCTCTCTGCCATCTGCATTTTGGAACACCCAGAGAACCT TCATGAGCGTGTTTTGGAGTCCATCACAGAGGAGGCGGAGAAAAAGGAGATTGAGAGGTTTCAGCCTCTTCTGTCTGGCATGAACACTCACAATATTGCTCTTAAG GGTGGCTGCATGCAGCTAATTAATGCCTTAATCAGCCGAGGAGAGGAGTTGGACTTCAGGGTCCATATTCGCTCTGAACTGCTAAGAATTGGACTCAGAGAGCTGCTGACG GAGGTGCGGAACATAGAAAACGAGGAGCTGAGGGTGCAACTCATGGTTTTTGATGAGCAGGCCGAAGACGACTCTGAGGACCTCAAAGCACGTCTCGATGACATTCGCATTGAGATGGA TGATGTGAAGGAGGTGTTTGAGATACTAGTCAACACAGCCAAGGACTCCAAGGCTGAAGGCTACTTTCTGTCCCTGATGCAGCACCTCCTGCTGATTCGTAATGATTATTTGGCCAG GCCTCAGTACTACAAGTTGATAGACGAGTGTATCGCTCAGATCGTGCTTCACAAGAATGGGGCAGACCCAGACTTCAAGTGCCGTAACCTCAACTTCAACATTGAAGGCTTAATAG ACAACATGGTGGACCAGACCAAGGTGCAAAAAAGTGAAGTCAAGGCCACTGAGCTGGAGAAGAAG CTGGATTCAGAGTTGACAGCGCGCCATGAGTTGCAGGTGGAGCTGAAGAAACTGGAGAGTGACTATGAGCAGAAGCTGCAGGAGCTGAGCCAAGAAAAGGAACAGCTGGCCTCTTCTAAGCAGGAGCGAGAAAACGAGAACCAGGGACTACAACAACAGCTTAGCACTCTGCAACAGcag ATTGAAAAGCTGTCTAAAGATCTGGAAGAAGCCAAGACCAAAGTCATCACAGTTACTGTTCCTGTGCCAACACCTGGCGTggcccctccaccaccaccaccaccacctcctcctcctcctcttcctggcCAGAATGCTGGTGTGCCCCTtccacccccacctccacccctaCCAGGCCATGCATGCATGACCTTGCCCCAACCCCCGCCGCCTCCTCCTTTACCGGGACAGGCCAAtattccccctcctcctcctccgcctcctttACCAGGCATGCCAGGACCTCCACCGCCTCCGCCCCTACCTGGCATGCCAGGACCGCCACCCCCTCCACCCTTACCTGGGATGggacctccaccaccaccacctctgcCTGGGTGCCCTGGTattcctcctccaccacctggCCCAGGCatgcctccacctccaccatttGGCATGGGAGGCTGGGGTGCACCTGCACCACCTCAGCTGCCTTTTGGCCTCCAGCCTAAGAAAGAATACAAGCCAGAGGTCCAGCTGAAAAGAGCCAACTGGAGCAAG atcGGACCTGAAGACCTCTCTGAGAAGAGTTTCTGGACCAAGGCAAAAGAGGACAAATATGAAAACAATGAGCTCTTTGCCAAACTCACCTTGACCTTCTCCTCACAGACAAAGA CTAGTAAAGGTAAGAatgtcacacatgcacacatccatTTAATTCTTTTTTCACAGGTCTTCCCAAGCCTTTCTcacccttctcttcctccatttGGAGGGCACACCGCACATTTACATTATTCAGCAACACTGTGTCAAAACAGCATCTCACACGAGTTCATGAATAAACCACCCACACCTGTGTCTGCGTATGGGTTCATCTTCTCAATGTGCCCATGA